In bacterium, the DNA window TCTGATCGCTGCCTCATGGGACTATCAACCATAACAACTGGCACATTTCTCATTTCCTTGGGCATCTCTGCCTGGTCATACACCAACACCATCATTTGCATTTCAGTTGTTGGCAGCGTACCTGAAAATTGCCAATCTTTTCTGATTGGTAAATCAATATTTTCACGATCTAACAATGCATCCAGCCCTTCAAAATCTTTTTCCAAAATACGTTGGCCACCCAATAAGACAAGCTTATCGAAACGAATTCCTTGGTTCCACAACGTAATTAAATAACCTAACCGGGTGCGCATTCGTGCCAATGTTGCACCCAAAAGCAACGCATAGTCGTAGTGTTGTTGTGCTGGCGCTACCTGCGTAATACAACCAAGACGGTCAAGCAGCGATAAGAATTGATCGAGCTGATCAACAACAAATTCAGGCATTTCCCAGCGCTCTTTGCCAACCTGCCTCAACCATTGAGCTTGTGTTTTTGTTACTACATCAGCCAACGAGCCATCATGCTGAATATTCATCAAATCAAGCAATGACAATAAATCTGTATTTAGCTTACCAGCCGAGTCAAACACCGATGGGGACTTGAAAGGCTGAACGCTTTCATTTTTAACATCATCAACATTTTTTTGCGCAAAAAAAGTACACGAAGAACAGAGTGACAACGTTACTAAAAAAAACGATAAAAATCTGGTAGCAATCATACAAACCTTTCATAACAATCCAACAAGTCTACGCTGGCATCGTACACCAAATCTTTTAATCGTTAAAGAAATTCTTACCCGTGAATACCACGCAAAGCCTTCTGTACTATTTCTTGATGCTGGGCATGATGATCAGTAGAATCACGCTGTACAAAAACATGCTGATAATCACGCTCAAGCTCTTGGCCAATACTCATAATTTCAGCAAAAAAATCATCCACATCTTCATACGTTAATGCTGGGTTTACCATGGTCAATCGCAACACAATGCGCTCTTTAATCCAGGCATAATTAATCATCCAACGTCCTCGCTTAACTAAGCGTTTACGGAGTTCAACATTAAAAAAATCAATGTCTTTTCTGTCATGCTCATTATCATAAGACAAATACGTAGGAACATATTGAAAACAAACCGGCAACCAATCTGATAGACACATTAAAAATAAGCGTGGGTCTTCTTGAATCACGCAACACGCATACGTCGCCAAATCAACCAAGTGATCAATTTTTTGTTCATAGCCTTGGTCACCATACGCTTGCCAATCGAGCCATAGCTTAAGCGCATCAACCCGTCGGCCACATTGCAATGAAAAATGGCCAAGATCAAAAACATTGGTCGCTTCGTGAAAGATATATTCTGTTCCACTCACGTTATTAATATCACGCAAAATACCTTCTTTATTAAATAAAATAACCGAGCACATAAGCGGCACCGATAACACTTTATGAAAATCCCAGGCAACCGAATGAGCCTGCTCAATACCCGCCAACAATGCACGCCGCGTTGGTGATAAAAGATTAGAACCGCCAAACGCCGCATCAACATGCAACCATAAATCATACTGTCGTACCAGCGGCACAATATCAGCCAATGGATCAATGGCTCCAAGTACCGTGGTACCAATTGTAGCCCCAACAAAAAAAGGAATTTTACCATCATCAAGCGCTTGTTGAATAGCCGCTTCAAGCTTATCAACGCACATCCGTCCGTACTCGTCTGAGGCTACCAACACCACATTGTCTTCGCCAAGCCCCAAAACATGCGCTGCTTTTTTAAATGAATAATGCGCTTGATCTGAAACAAAAATCACTAACTCATCGCGCCGATGATACAGTCCTTCTGCTTTTACGCGTGGCAAAAAGGCGTTGCGCGCCGCCAAAAGCGCAATCAAATTAGCATTGCTGCCACCCGTCACAAACGTACCTTCTCCATTTTCAAAACCAACTAATGAACACAATTTATTCAGCAAGGTCGCTTCAATCAGCGTTGCTACCGGCGCCACTTCATACGTATACATCGAGGTATTTGAAAACACTGCCATAACCTCACCCAGCATAGCTGCTGGCGATGAGCCTGAAAATGTTTGATTACAAAATTTCTTATGATTTGTTCTCACGCTATATTTTAAATAGTGAGCCATCAAATCAAGTAATTCATCATCCGTTTTTCCCATAAAACCAATACGAAAATCAATTTTTTTCTGCAATGCTGTAGGACTGAGCGGCACGACAACTGGCATATTGTCTTTTTCGTTACTAACAAAATATTCGTAGAAAAGTTCACAGGCCCGTTCGAAAAAAACATCTTGTTCAGCTCGCAAAGATACCGAAACAACTAAGCCAACCAATACAAAAATTATAATTTTTTTGTTGAACATATAATACTCCTCATCCAATCTTTTTTTAAAACTATTGATCTATCGCTTTTAAAAGCGGTAATGTTTAATAATACGTTTTAAATTGAAAGGCTGTCATGAAGCAATATTTTGTCTACTTAGCAATTCTTTTTGTTTGTTTCAAGACTCTTTTGAGTACACCCCACCGGCGCCACGTCATCAACAATCTTTTACGAGAAACGATTACTCTTACAACCAAAGAGCAAAATCATGTAGCTCCGGACATTAGTTTTCTTTTTTTAGATTTTAAATATAACAACGGCAATCTAAAAATTTGCGAGCTTGGCGCGTCTACTCATGCAGGGCTTACCGACTCAAAAATTTTTGTAAACGGCAGACAAGAAAGCATGGTATCTCCCTATTGGGAAGTTTTATGGCCATATTTGGCAAAGTTCAATGTTCCCGTTTGGTTTGTTGGCTGGATTGCAGAAAAAGACCGTATGAATTATGGATCATTCAAAGCATTGGGCGGCAAGTACGCCAAAAGTTTAAAAAATTTAGAAACAAAATTACTCTTTAAAAAACATACTACAAAAAAATTGCCGGCACATGCTGCAATTGAAGATTATGCAGGTATAATCATTTACCGTCGTCCTCGCGGCGAGACATACCGCAATCGACAAGCATTTTGCAAAAAATATCCAAATTTTTTATTGCTCAATGACGCTTCGCGTTCTTATACCGCTAAAAATGCTACCGCTCAGCTTTTGGAAGAAAACGACTTACATGATTTTAAACCAATATGGCATACGTATCCCAAACAATATACCGCCAATCTTGCGCAACAAATTGCACGCGATATTCCCGGTGATATTGTAGTAATCAAGCCAGTCAAATCAATGCAAAGCCGTGGCGTAAATATTATAAAAAAAGTGGAGCTCGATGAACACCTCAAACTCATTTTACGCGATACTGATACTATTTCAGCACATGCTCACCGTTCGCTCAGCCATTGGAAACGTGACCGCAGCAAAGATTTTATTGTAGAAGAATTTGCTGAGTCACACCTCATTACACGCAACAACAGGCGCTATCAACCAACCATGCGCATTGTCTTTGGCTTAACACACAATAAAGGTGTTATTTCGCTAAATATCTTTGGTGGCTTTTGGAAAATTCCTCTCAAATCAGTTGATGATTTTAGCGCTTCGTTAATTGAAAAAAATGTAACTATTCCTTTTCAAGGCCCTTTTTATGTTGGCATTCCGATAAGCCAACGCGATATGGTTGACGTTAAAAAAATACTTGGCTCCTTATTGCCAACAATGTATTTAGGAATGCTTAATGCACGCGAGGAACATAACCAATGAAAATAAATTTTTTTTTATTATTGCTTCTTTTTTTTGTAAATAAATCT includes these proteins:
- a CDS encoding aspartate aminotransferase family protein; amino-acid sequence: MFNKKIIIFVLVGLVVSVSLRAEQDVFFERACELFYEYFVSNEKDNMPVVVPLSPTALQKKIDFRIGFMGKTDDELLDLMAHYLKYSVRTNHKKFCNQTFSGSSPAAMLGEVMAVFSNTSMYTYEVAPVATLIEATLLNKLCSLVGFENGEGTFVTGGSNANLIALLAARNAFLPRVKAEGLYHRRDELVIFVSDQAHYSFKKAAHVLGLGEDNVVLVASDEYGRMCVDKLEAAIQQALDDGKIPFFVGATIGTTVLGAIDPLADIVPLVRQYDLWLHVDAAFGGSNLLSPTRRALLAGIEQAHSVAWDFHKVLSVPLMCSVILFNKEGILRDINNVSGTEYIFHEATNVFDLGHFSLQCGRRVDALKLWLDWQAYGDQGYEQKIDHLVDLATYACCVIQEDPRLFLMCLSDWLPVCFQYVPTYLSYDNEHDRKDIDFFNVELRKRLVKRGRWMINYAWIKERIVLRLTMVNPALTYEDVDDFFAEIMSIGQELERDYQHVFVQRDSTDHHAQHQEIVQKALRGIHG